DNA sequence from the Alosa alosa isolate M-15738 ecotype Scorff River chromosome 2, AALO_Geno_1.1, whole genome shotgun sequence genome:
ATAGGAGCTGCTACTATAGCTGCATGCATTGGCCTATCAGAGCAGCAATCAAATACTGAGCCGTTGGTCCACAGATGCTCATCAGTCCTACTGTACATCCACTCCATCTAGTGGATCTATGACTTGCTAAGCAAGAGCTAATGTAATTTCGGTAGTGGCCTTCCTTTCTGCTCTTTTGGGGTGCAAGCGgccatcgctctatcgcgatctccgcttcaggcattccatgaccacggccagctaccatgccaaccactcgcttagcttatacactcagtatagcaatcatgccgacgggcgaactagtgaacTATAATGTTATTGCTACTACATTGtgcatatctgtacatgttgttcatacattgtttaTACGGCATATTCATatctattctgctcttataaggttactgctaatacactgcatatatttatatttggcCTAACAGAAATTGCAGAGAACAATGCTCCTGTTGACAGTTCCAAATGAGATTTGTTAAACATAATGTTCCATTCACTGGACCAAGCAGCGCCTTCCCATCTGCTTCCTTAAGTCACTGCAGTCACTGTGGCTAGAactgcactgggactgggattcACTACAGAATTAGTGAATTAATCAGCGttcattttttaatgttttattttttatgtgattaattaattgaaattaaCTTGTTATTTTGATAGCCTAAAAATAATATATCCAAAGCTAGAGTTATCAATGACTTTATGAAAGAATCATAGTTACCTGTGAAGTGTAACTGCAAAGCCTGAAGGGCTCcaggggaggggagaaggggAACTTGTAGGGCCCCGAGAAGGCTGAAGCATCACCATAATCCATGCTACTGGCTGTCAGTGTGCTGGTATCTAGTGTGCTGACACAGGGATGTGCAAGGATATCTTGCAGGGGTGAGCCATTAGGTGGTAAAGAGAGTGTGACTGTGATGTTGGGTTGGGTTCCCTCCACTTCACACtgcaaccaacaatataaaaaaaaaaaaaaaagatttgataGCTTCATGACAAGGTATAACACAATGCACACCACTCAGACCTTTCATGTGACTATTCTCTGCCTGAACAGACGGATTGCTCATTTCTTTAGCTTGGATAGCAGCCTGACTGCACAGTTTGTTCACACATGCACTTTTTGCACAATTACATTAGATTAATCACACAGGACTACCACAATGGTTCACTGCTTTTAATTTACTCTtttaagttgagctggctcttgagcttaagaatttcattacttataattaattttataagtacatgacaataaaactacttgaacttgaattCTTGTTCATTGTCTTACTTCAATATCAAAAGcccaaaaatgaaaataatttccAAAAGAGAGCGCCATGGACACTTGATTAAGTATATTTCATTTGAATTTTTTCATGCAAGTATAGGAAATATTCTCAGGTTAAAATGTGTCAAAGAATTCTTTCTATATCTGCGGCTGAGATGTTCTGAACAGCCCCAAATTTGATGTGTATGGTCACGCTAAAAtgctctgggggtatgccaagtttcgtgaaattcTTTCCATGGGGGGGCCatgaaataaattaatttgtacaTGACAGTACTAGTGACTGTGTACACCCATCAGcttgtagatggtggtgttgagtgaAGGGTTGCCAGTAAGTGATAGTGACACTAACACagtactcactcactctcacacacacacacacacagaggcacccccccacacacacccattacacCATACCCCCGTACACATAGAGAAGTCCCCCCACACATaccactacacatacatacacagtgtCATGTAAGaacattttgagtctgttaggAGGCACAAAGGTACAGTTTAGAACATGCTTCCATAAGCTAGCAGACAGGACCAATGTTTTCCACGCTTTTCCCGACCGATAGTATTCCGTAAACATGATCAACTGAGCTCTGTGTTAAAATTggccagatttctcctttaatcgTTTTGGTCGCACTCTAGAGCCCTGCTTTGGTCTGAATCCTTCGAGcaattacacacatacagtccctCTGAGTAATGTCTAAGATATTTCAGGAGTTCAATGTACACCTatgagtgaaagtgtgtttaTTGGCCTAATGAGCACTGTGGAACTttaaacatgccaagtttcaagtGCTGGTGTCCTGGGTATCATTTACCAAAAATCTCAATAGAACTGTGCTGCAAATCCTAATTCATAGTTAGCCCATTCAAAACTCAATGTACTTCACAATGGCTTACCTTACACATGACAGTGCCATAAACATCCCAGAGATCTTGTTTGCTGTGATTGCCATATTGCATGGACCTTACGGTTTCTGTGACAGACACACTTACAGTCGATCTTCCCTTGTGGGTTCCTGCCTTCCAGGCTGGCTGCTTCTGAGAGCTGCTAGGAGTGGACACTGCCAGAAATGGAAAAATAGCAGAGTGTGGTGTGTCCACTGGTGTCCCCAGGGGACAAATGTGAAAGAGGATTAAAGGTAATAAATCTAAACGTGACACCAGAATATCAGGCTCGTGTCTTTTGTTCCCAGCTGACAGGAATGCCTGAAGACCAGACAAGAAGGCTATCCCTTGAGAGATAGAGACCTGACTTGAGAGGCGAGACTGTGAATAAGCAGAGGAATCTACCAAAGGCAGACAGACCATAATAACCCCCCCTTGAGTTACTGTTAAAAAGGGCCACAGTGTACCCCTACAGCCATCTGGGTGGAGCGCCAAAATGTGGGACTCTTGATGCAGCTCACAATCATCTCGCATGGCAACATACAGCCTGTCAGGATCCTCCAGTCCCAATTCAGTAAAAATTAGTCGACATATGGTACAATCCTCCGGTATTGCAACATATTGCGGCCCAGACAGAAGTTTTGCTCGGCGTTCGACCGATGGATATCGCCTAAAATGTGTGCATAAAATTAAAGTTAGCATGACATGTCAACTGGCATGATGAAATGTTAGGCCTATGGTAAAGCATTTGCATGATTGCATGACTTTCGTAACTCATCAAACACTTACCTGGAAAAGCGCAATTTTGCAGCTTCTCCTTTCTCGTAGGATAATACCCAGATAGCCCGGAAACTCATTGATAAAATAAAACTTAAGTCAATGTATTTTGTATAATGTTGCTAAAAACAACTGCTTCTTGTTGTGGAAAAACGTATCGTTATCTAACACACTTGCAAAACTGATGCAGCGGTCCGACTGAAGTTAACGTTCGAATCGGGTGAAAGTTGTTCTAGCGATATCCAGATAGGCTAGGCCTAAAATAAATAGACACAGTCACATCAATAGAGACAAGTGAAGCCAACGTGAAACCGTTTTCTGTTTGGACAGCAGCATGAAACCGCGTGAAACTAGCGACAGTAAAGAAAGTTTCATATGGCCGCCGTCCGCTaatctttcaaaataaaagtttttCAATTCATGAAGAAGAAATGTAGGCTTATTAATTAAAAACGTTATTGTGTTACCaaaataaaagtaaagtttgaaaataagtaaataagacaTTTAAATTGAAAATACACCTTAGAATGCTGCATTATATCTAGATTGCCTGGGTTGACACTGTtgaagggcaattccatggaaaattgtgttttttgtaacatccataacgccaataaaatgtgatggtatggtatgatgtgaatgattacatgaaatttgagcatttgctatttttggctgaagaatgtacatgagaaaaaatgcacaaaaagcGAATGTTATCCGTAATGAGAATTTCACGGccatggatgtgacaaaaaatcAAACTTTGCCCTGAACTTCCAAAttgtttctgaactggttgcagttccttttccAAATAATCACTTTCAGAATATACCAAATCGGGCCTTTGGAGTTCCAAAGCATGAGGGCTTCAAATTattgtggctgtgaaaacaataagttgtgcatatttaAGCACAATATTACTTTTCaggaaatatatattttgtattcATACCAAATTTGCCTTTGTAGGTatagagaatgtctaataaaggGGAGAACCCACtcgaaacttccggtttctgaattacatttgctgccagggctagtctagcaactctccgttggcttgtgagctccagaaaccTCCGCTatttgtgagctccagaaaaacttaatcaggccaatgaaatgcgtgtatagagtcgttaggtgggcttaacataatgatgattgatgtcagagttgcaacggtttggcttgaattccctgctacttgaaaacaaataagatggatgttgctgctggcgaacagtgtgacacgagttaagcttttattaagttggcaaacgtttgaactagccaactagctccgctggtgggaaacgcgatgggactcatagctgcTGCCGCTgt
Encoded proteins:
- the ap5m1 gene encoding AP-5 complex subunit mu-1, encoding MSFRAIWVLSYEKGEAAKLRFSRRYPSVERRAKLLSGPQYVAIPEDCTICRLIFTELGLEDPDRLYVAMRDDCELHQESHILALHPDGCRGTLWPFLTVTQGGVIMVCLPLVDSSAYSQSRLSSQVSISQGIAFLSGLQAFLSAGNKRHEPDILVSRLDLLPLILFHICPLGTPVDTPHSAIFPFLAVSTPSSSQKQPAWKAGTHKGRSTVSVSVTETVRSMQYGNHSKQDLWDVYGTVMCKCEVEGTQPNITVTLSLPPNGSPLQDILAHPCVSTLDTSTLTASSMDYGDASAFSGPYKFPFSPPLEPFRLCSYTSQVPVPPVLGSYQLKEDHGQLQLGVVLKLHESVTNSFEYCEAHLPFFNRCQMGTLDVKVTSGQVEVSKEKNLLVWVLGQKFPKSREVTLEGAVHFSGQTVGPTDPLCTDGTAYVKLYFRIPDLTLSGCCVDQHSVQVYSSTKPRVVTSRDLMSSEYYIWNSTGHTPMLPGAMMM